The Sulfurihydrogenibium sp. YO3AOP1 genome has a window encoding:
- the ispG gene encoding flavodoxin-dependent (E)-4-hydroxy-3-methylbut-2-enyl-diphosphate synthase, translating into MINRRKTRPVYVGNVKIGDGAPIVVQSMTDTKTHDIEATLNQINRLAKAGCEIIRVAVPREEDALALQEIVKNSPIPVIGDIHFSPRIAFLSLESGIHGIRLNPGNINDKGKIKEILQECKKKNIAVRLGVNSGSLEERLLEKYGYPSAEALAESALYWSEFFESVGFTNFKVSIKGSDVLQNIKANKIFAEKTDIPLHIGITEAGPAGRGSIKSAVGIGILLYEGIGDTVRVSLTADPEEEIKVVYQILQALDLRRKGVEIVSCPTCGRIEVNLPEVVKKVEEKLEAVDKPLKVAIMGCVVNAIGEAKEADIGLACGNKSAILFKKGVPIKRVSEEEMVEELLNEIQRMDNE; encoded by the coding sequence TTGATAAACAGAAGAAAGACAAGACCAGTTTATGTAGGTAATGTTAAAATAGGCGATGGAGCACCGATAGTTGTCCAATCTATGACAGACACAAAAACGCATGACATAGAAGCAACTTTAAATCAGATAAATAGGCTTGCAAAAGCAGGTTGTGAAATTATAAGGGTAGCCGTTCCAAGAGAAGAGGATGCGTTAGCACTGCAAGAAATTGTAAAAAATTCTCCAATTCCGGTAATAGGTGATATACATTTTTCTCCAAGAATTGCCTTTTTATCTCTTGAAAGCGGTATACACGGAATCCGACTTAATCCGGGAAACATTAACGATAAAGGAAAAATTAAAGAAATCCTTCAAGAGTGTAAGAAAAAAAATATTGCAGTTAGACTTGGTGTTAACTCTGGTTCCTTGGAAGAAAGACTTCTTGAAAAGTATGGTTATCCGTCTGCTGAAGCCTTGGCAGAAAGTGCTTTGTACTGGTCAGAATTTTTTGAGTCTGTAGGTTTTACAAACTTTAAAGTTTCTATAAAAGGTTCTGACGTACTTCAAAATATAAAAGCAAATAAAATCTTTGCAGAAAAAACTGACATACCGCTTCATATAGGTATCACAGAAGCAGGGCCAGCAGGTAGAGGGTCTATAAAGTCAGCTGTCGGTATTGGCATTTTACTGTATGAGGGCATCGGAGATACAGTAAGGGTCTCTTTAACAGCAGACCCGGAGGAAGAGATAAAGGTAGTATATCAAATTCTTCAAGCACTGGATTTGAGAAGAAAAGGTGTTGAGATTGTATCCTGTCCAACATGTGGAAGGATTGAGGTAAACTTGCCGGAAGTTGTCAAAAAAGTTGAAGAAAAATTAGAAGCGGTAGATAAACCTTTAAAGGTTGCAATAATGGGATGCGTTGTCAATGCAATTGGAGAAGCGAAAGAAGCAGATATTGGGTTAGCATGTGGAAATAAATCAGCTATTTTATTTAAAAAAGGAGTTCCAATCAAAAGAGTCTCTGAAGAAGAGATGGTAGAGGAGTTATTAAACGAAATTCAAAGAATGGATAATGAATAA
- the argB gene encoding acetylglutamate kinase — protein MESIIEKAEILLEALPFIRNFRGKTFVIKYGGNAMDKADLRDAFAQDIIMLKYIGINPVIVHGGGPQIGQYLKKMGLESKFVGGLRVTDKETMDIVEMVLGGLVNKSIVQLINSYSGGHVKAVGITGKDGCLIKAKKLDAEEYFRSIGDYRPTELLDLGHVGEVEEVNPELLIHLDEDNYIPVIAPIGFDAEGNAYNINADFVAAAIAGALKAEKVLFLTDIEGLKDENGNTLSSATVSQINQMIKDGVIKGGMIPKVKACIQALEKGVNKAHILDGRLPHCILLEIFTKKGVGTEITL, from the coding sequence TTGGAAAGCATCATAGAAAAGGCTGAGATACTTTTAGAGGCACTGCCATTTATAAGAAATTTTAGAGGTAAAACCTTTGTTATAAAATACGGCGGAAACGCTATGGACAAAGCAGATTTAAGAGATGCTTTCGCACAAGATATCATAATGCTTAAATACATTGGAATAAATCCTGTAATCGTTCACGGTGGAGGACCACAGATAGGTCAGTACTTGAAAAAAATGGGCTTAGAGTCTAAATTTGTTGGCGGTTTGAGAGTAACAGACAAAGAGACAATGGATATTGTTGAGATGGTTCTTGGTGGTCTTGTAAATAAAAGCATCGTTCAGTTGATAAATAGTTATTCAGGCGGGCATGTGAAGGCGGTAGGAATTACAGGAAAAGACGGATGTTTAATAAAAGCAAAAAAGTTAGATGCAGAAGAATATTTTAGGTCTATTGGAGATTACAGACCAACGGAGCTTTTAGACTTAGGTCATGTTGGAGAGGTTGAAGAAGTAAATCCGGAGCTTTTAATCCATTTAGATGAAGACAACTACATACCTGTTATTGCACCAATAGGATTTGATGCAGAAGGAAACGCTTACAACATAAACGCAGATTTTGTTGCAGCAGCTATTGCAGGAGCTTTAAAAGCAGAAAAAGTATTATTTTTAACAGACATAGAAGGCTTAAAAGATGAAAACGGCAATACTTTGTCATCTGCAACTGTTAGCCAGATAAACCAAATGATAAAAGATGGTGTTATAAAAGGTGGAATGATTCCAAAAGTAAAAGCTTGTATCCAAGCTTTAGAGAAAGGCGTTAATAAAGCACATATATTAGATGGCAGGCTTCCTCACTGCATTCTTTTAGAAATTTTTACTAAAAAAGGTGTTGGTACAGAAATAACTCTGTAG
- the murD gene encoding UDP-N-acetylmuramoyl-L-alanine--D-glutamate ligase, whose amino-acid sequence MVLIYGKGKTGESIKKYLEKKNIKSLIIDDNDPLPENENIDTIIVSPGVPFFNRIFKYAKKRKIPIISEIEFAYRQCNDNCEIIAITGTDGKTTTTSLIYEVLKEISDENVYVGGNYGIPFVEILDKIEEASFSYQKPLDQEDNSLGKANSDKTMNKNNISTSHVSPLIVVLELSSFQIYSTNTLKPKVSIILNISTDHLDWHKKEKHYILSKLKLLKNTEFSVLNYNDKCLKNIKGKNVYYFSLKELPEDVKGIYLKEYRKEDGLNVYNLVLKDDKTEEIQVKTQLIGFHNLQNIMATILTAYLLNVNINKVIEKIKEFKPLNHRIEFVKEVEGVKFYNDSKSTTVQAVEKAIESFDEKIVLILGGINKGGDFSKLGSLLKTKVLSAFIIGRDKEQIFRMIKDYTNSIKKESLEEAVKDAFEVAKSNKAVVLFSPGCASFDMFKNYADRGNKFKEIVESLNGKK is encoded by the coding sequence TTGGTATTGATCTACGGAAAAGGCAAAACAGGAGAATCAATAAAAAAATATCTTGAGAAAAAAAACATTAAATCTTTGATAATTGATGACAACGACCCACTGCCGGAGAATGAAAATATAGATACAATCATCGTATCTCCCGGCGTACCGTTTTTTAACAGAATTTTTAAGTATGCAAAAAAAAGGAAAATTCCAATAATCTCAGAAATTGAATTTGCATACAGACAGTGTAATGATAACTGTGAAATAATAGCTATCACCGGAACAGATGGAAAAACAACAACAACATCTTTGATTTATGAAGTTTTAAAAGAAATATCAGATGAAAATGTTTATGTTGGCGGAAACTATGGCATTCCATTTGTTGAGATTTTGGATAAAATAGAAGAAGCTTCGTTTTCTTACCAAAAGCCTTTAGACCAAGAAGACAATTCTTTGGGCAAAGCAAATAGCGATAAAACTATGAATAAAAATAATATTTCAACCTCTCACGTCTCACCTCTTATCGTAGTTTTAGAACTCTCATCGTTTCAGATTTACTCAACAAATACATTAAAGCCAAAGGTATCTATCATACTAAACATATCAACAGACCATCTTGATTGGCATAAAAAAGAAAAACATTATATTTTGTCTAAGCTAAAACTTTTAAAAAATACAGAATTTTCAGTATTAAATTATAATGATAAATGCTTAAAAAATATAAAAGGCAAAAATGTCTATTACTTTTCTTTAAAAGAGCTTCCGGAGGATGTTAAAGGAATTTATTTAAAAGAATATAGAAAAGAAGATGGTTTAAATGTTTATAATCTTGTGCTTAAAGATGATAAAACAGAAGAAATTCAAGTAAAAACTCAGCTTATAGGATTTCATAATCTTCAAAACATAATGGCAACGATCCTGACGGCTTATCTGTTGAATGTAAATATAAATAAAGTGATTGAAAAAATAAAAGAATTTAAACCTCTTAATCATAGAATAGAATTTGTAAAAGAAGTAGAAGGTGTTAAGTTTTATAATGATTCAAAATCAACGACAGTTCAAGCTGTAGAAAAGGCGATAGAAAGCTTTGATGAAAAAATTGTTTTGATTCTTGGCGGAATAAACAAAGGTGGAGATTTTTCTAAGCTCGGTAGTTTATTAAAAACCAAAGTTTTATCAGCGTTTATAATAGGAAGAGATAAAGAGCAAATATTTCGGATGATTAAAGATTATACAAACAGCATAAAAAAGGAAAGCTTAGAGGAAGCAGTAAAAGATGCTTTTGAAGTTGCAAAAAGCAACAAAGCTGTTGTTTTATTTTCTCCCGGATGTGCAAGCTTTGATATGTTTAAAAATTACGCCGATAGAGGAAATAAATTTAAAGAAATAGTGGAAAGCTTAAATGGTAAGAAGTAA
- a CDS encoding FtsW/RodA/SpoVE family cell cycle protein → MVRSKYFDNYIFLAFSLLVIVGFVFIYSATFTYTPADPFYYVKRHFIALFVAIFAGLFGYLMPMDFWKKWAYAFFGFGIVLLILVYFLPGDSTGTHRWINLGFFKFQPSEYMKFATVLFIAKYLSRKEDILKTLEPFIVIFGVVFLTAVLIAFEPHKGAALFLLILTTLILFSSRANVKPLLIFIPFIIAFGTLIILTSNYAKSRLIGMLNPDPSTKEGYQAFQSLVAFVKGGPFGEGIGSGTQKLKYLPEIHTDYIFALIGEEAGIFGTFFVLALYIIILIRGIQISLSKDDIFVQTLGLGITYIITLNALFHIFVTLNLFPSTGFTLPFISYGGSSLIMNFLYIGILLRISKEPNKINFIQRT, encoded by the coding sequence ATGGTAAGAAGTAAGTATTTTGATAACTATATATTTTTAGCTTTTTCTCTTCTTGTAATAGTTGGATTTGTATTTATATACAGTGCAACGTTTACCTACACTCCGGCAGACCCGTTTTATTATGTAAAAAGACATTTTATAGCTTTATTTGTTGCCATTTTTGCGGGATTATTTGGTTATTTAATGCCGATGGATTTTTGGAAAAAGTGGGCTTACGCCTTTTTTGGCTTTGGAATAGTTTTACTGATTTTGGTATATTTTTTACCGGGAGATTCTACCGGAACCCATAGATGGATAAACTTAGGATTTTTTAAATTCCAGCCTTCAGAGTATATGAAATTCGCAACCGTTTTATTTATTGCTAAATACCTATCCAGAAAAGAAGATATTTTAAAAACATTAGAACCTTTTATTGTTATCTTTGGCGTTGTTTTTTTAACAGCTGTTTTAATTGCATTTGAGCCACATAAAGGAGCTGCGTTATTCTTGCTTATTCTCACAACCTTAATTCTATTCTCTTCAAGAGCAAACGTCAAACCTTTACTCATCTTTATACCTTTCATAATAGCCTTTGGAACTTTAATAATTTTAACAAGTAATTACGCAAAAAGTAGGTTGATAGGTATGCTAAACCCAGACCCATCTACAAAGGAAGGTTATCAAGCCTTTCAATCTTTGGTTGCTTTTGTAAAAGGAGGTCCATTTGGTGAAGGTATAGGTAGTGGAACCCAAAAATTAAAATACCTGCCAGAAATCCATACAGACTATATTTTTGCTCTAATTGGCGAAGAAGCCGGCATCTTTGGCACTTTTTTTGTATTAGCTTTATATATCATTATTCTAATAAGAGGAATACAAATCTCTTTAAGCAAAGATGATATTTTTGTCCAAACACTTGGACTTGGTATAACGTATATTATCACTTTAAACGCGTTGTTTCATATATTTGTAACCTTAAACCTTTTCCCATCAACAGGTTTTACGCTACCATTTATAAGCTATGGTGGTTCTTCATTGATCATGAACTTCTTGTATATAGGAATTCTACTAAGAATTTCAAAAGAGCCTAACAAAATAAACTTCATTCAAAGGACTTAG
- the murG gene encoding undecaprenyldiphospho-muramoylpentapeptide beta-N-acetylglucosaminyltransferase, whose protein sequence is MKKVFISGGGTGGHFYPALSVAENLKEKGFSITYIGTTNGIENKKDFPADEKILYPMRAVRGKSIVGKIQGVFSLLSTTFKVYKQIKKEKPDFSICFGGYTSIPLGLASFLARVPLYIHEQNSIPSYSNKILSYFAKKVFITFELTAKYFDRKKTVLTGMPLRKNIIERAKNYVYKPNQTKTVLVVGGSQGAKKLSESIISLASEMKDIKFILIKGKWQVEVPNLENLTVYEYVDNMEDLYTSADVVISRSGSSSVNEILCFGKYAIFVPFPYAASNHQYYNVKWLKDLGLCELIEEKDLSKEVLKKALEDAFNKDLESLSKKIKEYAIFDSDEKIVENILNDFKND, encoded by the coding sequence ATGAAAAAAGTTTTTATCTCCGGCGGTGGAACAGGTGGTCATTTTTACCCGGCTTTATCCGTTGCAGAAAATCTGAAAGAAAAAGGATTTAGCATTACATACATCGGAACTACAAATGGAATAGAAAACAAAAAAGATTTTCCGGCTGATGAAAAAATTTTATATCCAATGAGAGCAGTAAGAGGGAAATCTATCGTTGGTAAAATTCAAGGAGTTTTTAGCCTGCTATCAACAACCTTCAAAGTCTACAAACAGATAAAAAAAGAAAAGCCGGATTTTTCAATCTGCTTTGGTGGTTATACATCAATACCCCTTGGGCTTGCATCTTTTTTAGCAAGAGTGCCATTGTACATACATGAGCAAAATTCAATTCCTTCTTATTCAAATAAAATTCTATCTTACTTTGCTAAAAAAGTTTTTATAACCTTTGAACTTACAGCTAAGTATTTTGACAGAAAGAAAACAGTTTTAACAGGTATGCCTCTAAGAAAAAACATCATAGAAAGAGCTAAAAATTATGTATATAAGCCAAACCAAACGAAAACAGTTTTGGTCGTAGGCGGCAGTCAAGGAGCAAAAAAACTTTCTGAAAGCATAATATCCTTAGCTTCAGAAATGAAAGATATTAAATTCATCCTTATAAAAGGAAAATGGCAGGTAGAAGTACCAAATTTAGAAAATCTTACAGTTTATGAGTACGTTGATAACATGGAAGACCTTTACACATCTGCAGATGTTGTAATTTCTCGTAGTGGTTCAAGTAGTGTTAACGAGATTCTATGCTTTGGCAAATACGCTATCTTTGTTCCATTTCCTTATGCAGCATCAAACCATCAGTATTACAACGTAAAATGGCTAAAAGATTTGGGCTTGTGTGAATTGATTGAAGAAAAAGATTTAAGTAAAGAAGTTTTAAAAAAAGCATTAGAAGATGCTTTTAACAAAGATTTAGAAAGTTTAAGCAAAAAAATCAAAGAATATGCGATATTTGACAGTGATGAAAAAATCGTAGAAAATATATTAAATGATTTTAAAAACGATTGA
- the murB gene encoding UDP-N-acetylmuramate dehydrogenase produces MILKTIEYQENIDLRNFCTIKVGGKGKIVYFPKDHKEISILIKEYDNIYPLGIGSNLIFSDGIVNKVFVHSKNLKKYEIENQNDIFYITAEAGVSFKTIVSVVKKYNLEGFENLSGIPATVGGATAMNAGAYGSDIFDLIEEVWWIDREGRLNHSKKEEIKYSYRYSQFQNGGFVYKVKLKLRKSDKNISEIIKNHLLDRNSKQPLDLPTAGSTYKNPPGTYAGKLIEAVGLKGYRINDIGFSEKHANFLVNYGNAEFKDLIKLLELAEKKVLDEFKINLEREVKIID; encoded by the coding sequence ATGATTTTAAAAACGATTGAATATCAAGAAAATATAGACCTTAGGAATTTTTGCACTATAAAAGTTGGCGGAAAAGGAAAGATTGTATATTTTCCAAAAGATCACAAAGAAATCTCTATTTTAATTAAAGAGTATGATAACATCTATCCACTTGGAATTGGAAGCAATCTAATTTTTTCCGATGGGATTGTGAATAAAGTTTTTGTCCATTCTAAGAATCTAAAAAAATATGAAATAGAAAATCAAAACGATATTTTTTACATCACGGCGGAAGCCGGCGTAAGCTTTAAAACCATAGTTTCAGTAGTAAAAAAATACAACCTTGAAGGATTTGAAAACCTATCCGGCATTCCTGCAACCGTTGGTGGGGCAACTGCAATGAACGCAGGAGCTTATGGAAGCGATATCTTTGATTTAATAGAAGAGGTTTGGTGGATAGACAGAGAAGGACGGCTAAATCATTCAAAAAAAGAAGAGATTAAATACTCTTACAGATACTCCCAATTTCAAAACGGAGGTTTTGTTTATAAAGTGAAGCTAAAGCTTAGAAAAAGTGATAAAAACATATCAGAGATTATAAAAAATCATCTGCTTGATAGAAACAGTAAGCAACCGCTAGATTTACCAACAGCCGGGTCAACTTACAAAAATCCACCGGGAACATATGCCGGCAAACTGATTGAAGCAGTTGGCTTAAAAGGTTATAGAATAAACGATATAGGATTTTCTGAAAAACATGCAAACTTTCTTGTAAACTATGGAAATGCTGAGTTTAAAGACCTAATAAAACTCTTGGAACTTGCCGAAAAAAAAGTATTAGACGAATTTAAGATAAATCTTGAAAGAGAGGTTAAAATCATTGACTAA
- a CDS encoding D-alanine--D-alanine ligase, which produces MTKIALLYGGYSREREISIKSGKAVEKALNQLGYDYKVFDIIERDKFIKEILEYKPDLAFIVLHGKGGEDGTIQAILEFLGIPYTGSDMKTSVIAMDKVLTKMYLKNFDIPTPDWIFFTEEKEALNYRPDFPAVVKAPTEGSSIGVYIVNNQQEYENAVKEVFNLDDKVLIEKFIKGRELTVSILDDEVFDIVEVVVSEGFYDFNNKYITGKTQYICPAQLDEDVYKNVQGLGHKVYKLLNCKGPARVDIILENDKNPYVLEVNTIPGMTEFSLLPKAASARGITFNQLVEKIIKNSLK; this is translated from the coding sequence TTGACTAAAATCGCACTTTTATACGGTGGATATTCAAGAGAAAGAGAGATTTCTATCAAAAGTGGAAAAGCGGTAGAAAAAGCTTTAAACCAACTTGGATATGATTATAAGGTATTTGACATAATAGAAAGAGATAAATTTATAAAAGAGATTTTAGAATATAAGCCAGATTTAGCATTTATAGTTTTACACGGAAAAGGTGGAGAAGATGGCACAATTCAAGCTATCTTAGAGTTTCTTGGCATTCCTTACACAGGGTCAGATATGAAAACAAGCGTCATAGCAATGGATAAAGTACTAACAAAGATGTATTTGAAAAACTTTGACATTCCAACGCCAGATTGGATATTTTTCACAGAAGAAAAAGAGGCTTTAAATTATAGACCAGATTTCCCAGCAGTCGTAAAAGCTCCAACAGAAGGGTCTTCTATTGGTGTTTATATAGTAAATAATCAACAAGAGTATGAAAATGCTGTAAAAGAAGTATTTAATCTTGATGATAAAGTATTGATAGAAAAGTTTATCAAAGGAAGAGAGCTAACAGTTAGCATTCTTGATGATGAAGTTTTTGATATTGTTGAAGTTGTTGTATCAGAAGGCTTCTATGATTTTAATAACAAATACATTACAGGAAAAACTCAGTATATATGCCCGGCTCAATTAGATGAAGATGTGTATAAAAACGTTCAAGGTTTAGGACATAAAGTTTATAAACTTTTGAATTGCAAAGGACCTGCAAGAGTTGATATCATTTTAGAAAACGATAAGAATCCATATGTGTTGGAAGTAAATACAATCCCCGGAATGACAGAGTTTAGTCTTCTTCCCAAGGCTGCATCGGCAAGAGGAATAACGTTTAACCAACTTGTAGAAAAAATAATAAAAAATAGTTTAAAATGA
- the ftsA gene encoding cell division protein FtsA produces the protein MSKSKTFVALDVGSYKTVAVIGDLDETGKLHIIGFGETLSKGIEKGAVVNPSEAIKSIKEAVATAESNSGFRISSVVLNIGGIHIESKNEKDFISFSSSNKEIDQNDINALIEKISEKFKNDNIQILHIIPKMYVLDDDEIVYEPVGLIGSKISGEYNVITGKVNSISNIKKVVEQSGLGVMDIVVNPIASATSVLYEEEKDLGVAIIDIGGGLSDIAVYKNGHLEAVKSIPLGGNLITKDISFRFKISKDIAEAIKKQFGVASAEFIEFNEVVEAKSREDEETIKLEKYEIAETIEWRLTEMFEILRKELEKTGLYDRLNAGIVLTGGVANTPYIQHLAEKIFEKDVRIGKPKEFKAFNEKFYSPEYATVIGCLQFTASALKDKHVGSNNSSEMFNFNISDTFTKFFDKIKNLF, from the coding sequence ATGAGTAAAAGTAAAACTTTTGTAGCGCTTGATGTAGGAAGTTATAAAACTGTTGCAGTAATTGGTGATTTAGATGAAACTGGAAAATTACATATAATAGGTTTTGGAGAGACACTGTCTAAAGGTATTGAAAAAGGAGCGGTAGTAAACCCTTCAGAAGCTATTAAATCAATAAAAGAAGCGGTTGCAACAGCTGAATCAAACTCTGGATTTAGAATAAGCTCAGTAGTCTTAAATATTGGAGGAATTCACATTGAATCAAAAAATGAAAAAGATTTTATAAGCTTTTCTTCATCCAACAAAGAAATAGACCAAAATGACATAAACGCGCTTATAGAAAAAATATCTGAAAAATTTAAAAATGATAATATTCAGATTTTGCATATTATCCCAAAAATGTATGTCTTGGATGATGATGAGATAGTGTATGAACCTGTTGGTCTAATTGGCAGTAAAATATCCGGAGAATACAATGTTATAACAGGCAAGGTTAATTCTATTAGCAACATTAAAAAGGTAGTTGAGCAAAGTGGTCTTGGAGTTATGGATATTGTTGTCAATCCAATAGCATCTGCAACTTCGGTACTTTATGAAGAAGAAAAAGACCTCGGCGTTGCAATAATTGATATTGGCGGTGGCTTAAGCGATATAGCAGTATATAAAAATGGTCATCTTGAAGCAGTAAAATCTATCCCTCTTGGTGGAAATCTCATAACAAAGGATATATCTTTTAGATTTAAAATATCCAAGGATATTGCTGAGGCTATAAAAAAACAATTTGGGGTTGCATCAGCAGAATTTATAGAATTTAATGAAGTTGTTGAAGCTAAAAGTAGAGAAGATGAAGAAACAATCAAATTAGAAAAGTATGAAATTGCAGAAACAATAGAATGGAGATTAACTGAAATGTTTGAAATTTTAAGAAAAGAGCTTGAAAAAACTGGACTTTATGATAGATTAAATGCAGGCATTGTTTTAACTGGAGGAGTGGCAAACACTCCTTACATCCAACATCTTGCAGAAAAAATTTTTGAAAAAGATGTAAGAATTGGAAAGCCAAAAGAATTTAAGGCATTTAACGAAAAATTCTACAGCCCAGAGTACGCAACAGTGATAGGATGTTTACAGTTTACGGCTTCTGCCTTAAAAGATAAACATGTAGGGTCTAATAACAGTAGTGAAATGTTTAATTTCAATATATCTGATACTTTTACAAAGTTTTTTGATAAAATAAAGAATCTTTTCTAA
- the ftsZ gene encoding cell division protein FtsZ has translation MEINYDAKNPTKIKVFGVGGGGSNAVARMYQEGLQDVELYIVNTDLQHLNYLPVPNKIHIGESISKGLGAGSKPEIGREAALENLDKIKEAMEGADMVFIAAGLGGGTGTGASPVIAQAAKEMGILTVAVVTKPFSFEGKIRQKIAEEGLGQLKERVDTYLVIHNDRLLQVAGKNVSFANAFKLVDNILYRSVKGITDLILVPGLINPDFADVKTIMENAGKALIGVGSGRAENKIEEAVMTATSSPLLEGTSIQGAKRLLINVEVSPDLSFMEVNEAVSQIRELAHEEAHIIFGASIINDVEDEIKITVIATDFEDERKSESKPSLKTRPSGIIEKKEPPIKREIASYAEEIKPKEEFTSESLSYDELEIPPWVRKGKRD, from the coding sequence ATGGAGATAAATTATGATGCAAAAAATCCAACTAAAATTAAAGTTTTTGGCGTAGGTGGTGGGGGAAGCAACGCAGTAGCAAGAATGTATCAAGAAGGACTTCAAGATGTTGAATTATATATAGTTAACACAGATTTACAACATTTAAACTACCTTCCTGTTCCAAATAAAATTCACATTGGAGAGAGCATTAGCAAAGGATTAGGTGCTGGTTCAAAGCCAGAAATTGGCAGAGAAGCCGCATTGGAGAATTTAGATAAAATCAAAGAAGCTATGGAAGGAGCTGATATGGTATTTATAGCAGCAGGACTTGGTGGTGGGACAGGTACAGGTGCAAGTCCGGTTATAGCTCAGGCAGCTAAGGAAATGGGTATTTTAACTGTAGCTGTAGTTACAAAACCTTTTAGCTTTGAAGGTAAAATCAGACAAAAGATTGCAGAGGAAGGACTGGGGCAATTAAAAGAAAGAGTTGATACTTATCTTGTTATCCATAATGATAGATTATTACAAGTAGCCGGTAAAAATGTATCGTTTGCTAATGCTTTTAAGCTTGTTGACAATATACTTTATAGGTCTGTAAAAGGAATTACTGATTTAATTTTAGTTCCGGGATTGATTAACCCAGACTTCGCTGACGTTAAAACAATAATGGAAAATGCAGGCAAAGCTTTAATTGGTGTTGGCTCTGGAAGAGCTGAAAATAAAATAGAAGAAGCTGTAATGACTGCAACAAGCTCCCCGTTATTAGAAGGAACATCCATCCAAGGAGCAAAAAGATTGCTTATAAATGTAGAAGTTAGTCCAGATTTATCATTTATGGAAGTTAACGAAGCTGTTTCACAAATTAGAGAGCTTGCCCATGAAGAAGCACACATTATATTTGGTGCATCAATCATAAATGATGTAGAAGATGAAATTAAAATTACTGTAATAGCGACAGATTTTGAAGATGAAAGAAAATCGGAATCTAAGCCTTCTTTAAAAACAAGACCATCCGGAATAATAGAGAAAAAAGAGCCGCCTATAAAGAGAGAAATAGCTTCATATGCTGAAGAGATAAAACCCAAAGAAGAATTTACATCCGAATCTTTATCTTATGATGAGTTAGAAATTCCACCTTGGGTAAGAAAGGGTAAAAGGGATTGA
- the pgsA gene encoding CDP-diacylglycerol--glycerol-3-phosphate 3-phosphatidyltransferase, with the protein MNIGFANLVTLSRLVIIPFLIYSILKDNYFLSGFLVIVAILTDYLDGIIARASNDVTKHGELLDPAVDKIFTVSVLVALVEKHIVNSFEVFLIIAREMLVTWVRSVLVNKGIVVPAYFLGKLKTSIQLLAIFLLSINFVELGKITLWISIFLAYVSGFEYFMIFYKEKAWK; encoded by the coding sequence TTGAATATAGGGTTTGCTAATTTAGTCACATTATCAAGATTGGTTATAATTCCATTTTTGATTTACTCTATATTAAAAGATAATTATTTTTTGTCTGGCTTTTTAGTAATTGTCGCTATTCTAACTGATTATTTAGATGGAATTATTGCAAGAGCTTCAAACGATGTAACAAAGCATGGTGAGCTTTTAGACCCAGCAGTTGATAAAATCTTCACAGTATCAGTTTTAGTAGCCTTAGTAGAAAAGCATATTGTAAATTCTTTTGAAGTTTTTTTAATTATAGCGAGAGAAATGCTTGTAACATGGGTTAGAAGTGTTTTGGTAAACAAAGGAATTGTAGTTCCTGCTTATTTTTTAGGAAAGTTAAAAACATCCATCCAGCTTTTAGCAATATTTTTACTTTCTATAAATTTTGTAGAATTAGGAAAAATTACCCTATGGATATCCATATTCCTTGCCTATGTTTCTGGGTTTGAGTATTTCATGATATTTTATAAGGAAAAAGCATGGAAATAA